CAGCAAGCGTGGGTATGCCGAAGGCCATGGACATGACCACGTTGGCGGTCTTGCGGCCAACGCCCGGCAGCGTGACCAGTTCGTCGCGGGTTTTCGGCACGTCGCCGCCAAAATTGTCGATCAGCATCTGCGACAGCGCAATGACGTTTTTTGCCTTGTTGCGATAAAGGCCGATGGTCTTGATGTAACCGATCAGCTGTTCCTCGCCCAGCGCCAGCATTTTTTCCGGCGTGTCTGCCACCTGAAACAGCGCGCGTGTGGCACGGTTTACACCCACATCGGTCGCCTGGGCGGAGAGCGCAACGGCGACCAGCAAGGTAAAGGGATTGGTATGTTCCAGTTCGCCCTTCGGTTCGGGCCGTTGAATGGAGAAGCGGCGGAAGATTTCCGTCAGCTCATCCTTCGAATAGGCGGTCTTCACCCGCGCGGGCTTGCGCCGCGGCGACGGATTTGACTTTTTCAATGTTTGGGTGCTGGATCGTGTCTTGGCGATTGTCATGGACTATCTATATCCAGCCCGCCGTGAGGAACGCAACGTGGATACGCTCAACGACCAGCCGATTTTCGCGGCGGAACTCGTTCCGCACCGTTCGCTTGGCCGAAGGGGTTTTCGCCTGCTGCTCCTCTTTTCCGGGCTCGCCTGCCTTGTCTATGGCGGCTTTTTTTTCGCGACGGGGGCCTGGCCGATCGGCCTCTTCTTCGGGTTCGATTTCCTGCTGCTTTACGTGGCTTTTCGCGCGAACTACCGGGCCGCAAAGGCGCGCGAGGAAGTCAGTGTCTCGCGGACCAGCCTCTCCATTCGCAAGTTCTCTCCCGCCGGACGCATGGTGGAGCACCGCTTCAATCCCTTCTGGGCCCGCTTCCGGGTCAGGCGACATGATGAAATCGGTATCGTTTCGATGCACGTGACCGGTGAGGGCAGGGCAACCGATATCGGCTCCTTCCTCAATCCCGACGATCGTGAGAGCTTCGCGAAGGCGTTCGGCTCGGCGCTCGCAACCGTCAGGCGTCGGATGTGAGACCAATCATCCGAGAGCGCGAGGATTAGCGGCGAAAGAAACGCGCAGCGTACCGTGCGGCGGCGAAGCGGCTTGCTGCCCGTTCCTGATGCGCTAAGAGTGGCACCCGTTGCGACAACGGCCTTCCGGAGCCATTCCATGCCCCCTGTTTCTGAGATTATCGTGTTTGCAGCGGCGCTTGCGGCAGCGGGTGTTGTCGCCGGTCTTCTGGCCGGGTTGTTCGGCATCGGTGGTGGCGCGGTTCTGGTGCCGGTGTTCTACCATGTCTTCGGATTATTGGATGTGCCCGAGGCGGTGCGCATGCATCTTTCGCTTGGAACATCGCTCGCCATCATCGTTCCGACGTCCATCCGTTCTTTTCTGACCCATCGTCAGAAAGGCGCCGTTGATATCGACCTTCTGAAGGGCTGGATCATCGCCGTGCCGCTTGGCACCATCCTCGCATCCGTGGTTGCCGCTTATGCCTCCAGCGTGGCGCTGCGACTGATATTTGCGTTTATCGCCCTCCTGCTCGCCTTCCGTATGATTTTCAACCGGGCGAGCTGGCATCTCGGCTCCGACCTGCCGCGCAACCCGGGGCGCTTTCTGGTGGGCACCGGTATCGGCCTCTTCTCCGGCCTGATGGGCGTGGGCGGCGGCGTGATGAACAACACCTTCATGACGCTTTACGGACGGAGCATTCATCAGGCTGTCGCAACGTCATCCGGCGTCGGCGTGCTGATTTCGTTACCGGGTCTTGCCGGTTATATCTGGGCGGGATGGGGGGACGCGGGCCTGCCGCCTTTCTCGACCGGCTTCATCAACTGGATCGCCGTCTTCCTGCTGATCCCGATCACGCTGCTGGTTGCGCCCTATGGTGCCAGGCTGGCGCATGCGCTCAGCAAGAAGCAGCTGGAGCGCGCCTTCGGGCTGTTTCTGGTTGTTGTCGCCGCGCAGTTTTTCTATAGCGTCTTCGGCTGATTTTTCGCCTGGGCCGAACGCTGTGTTCAGCCCATCGGGCTGGCTTTTGCAACTTCTGCGGCCTATATGGCGTTCATCTTGCTCGGTTTTTCGAAAGAGTTCGCCATGAATGCCATTGTCTCCATCCGGAATCTGACAAAATCCTACGCCAATGGCTTTCAGGCGCTGAAGGGCGTCAGTCTGGATATCCGGGAGGGTGAAATCCTGGCGCTTCTCGGCCCGAACGGGGCTGGCAAGACGACGCTGATTTCGATTGTCTGCGGTCTCGTCAATCCCGGCGAAGGCTCCGTCATGGTCGGCGGGCATGATGTGGTGAAGGACTTCCGCCAGACCCGCGCTCTGATCGGCCTCGTGCCGCAGGAGCTTACCACGGACCAGTTCGAGACGGTGTGGAATACTGTCAGCTTCTCGCGCGGTCTGCATGGGCAGAAGAAGAACCCGGAACTCATCGAGCGTATCCTCAAATCTCTGTCCCTCTGGAACAAGAAAGACAACATGCTGCGCGAGCTTTCCGGCGGCATGAAGCGACGGGTGTTGATTGCCAAGGCGCTTGCCCATGAGCCGAAGGTTCTTTTCCTCGACGAACCCACCGCTGGCGTTGACGTGGCGTTGCGCCGCGACATGTGGAATGTCGTTTCGGAGCTGCGCGCCAAGGGCGTCACCATCATTTTGACGACGCATTACATTGAGGAGGCGGAAGAAATCGCCGACCGTGTGGGTGTCATCAATGGCGGCGAACTGCTGCTTGTGGAGGAAAAGGCGGCGCTGATGAAAAAGCTGGGGCGAAAACAGCTTTTCCTCGAGCTTTCGCAGCCGATCGACGCCTTGCCGGAGAGCCTCGCGCCGTTTGGCCTCATGCTTTCAGAAGATGGCACAACGATCACGTACGAAATCGAGGACAATGGCGAGCAGGGACGCATCGCCGATGTCCTCGGTGCCCTGTTCGCTGCCAACATCCATTTCAAGGATTTCTCGACGCGGCAAAGCTCGCTTGAGGATATTTTTGTTTCGCTGGTCGGAGGCCAGAAATGAATTTCGAAGCCGTCAAGTCCATCTATCTGTTCGAAATGGCGCGCACGCGCCGCACGCTGTTGCAAAGCGTGGTGTCGCCAGTCATTTCGACCTCCCTCTATTTCATCGTCTTCGGAACCGCGATCGGTTCGCGGATTCAGGAGGTTGGCGGCGTTTCCTATGGCGCGTTCATAACGCCCGGGCTCATCATGCTGACGCTTCTGACGCAATGTATCGGCAACGGCTCCTTCGGCATCTATTTCCCGAAGTTCACCGGCACGATCTATGAAATTCTCTCGGCACCTGTCGCAATGACGGAAATACTCGCCGGTTATGTCGGCGCGGCGGCGACAAAGGGGCTGATGATCGGCACGATCATCCTGATCACAGCCTCGTTCTTCGTCGATATCAGCATCGCCCATCCGTTCATGATGATCCTGTTTTTCGTGCTGACGGCGGTCAGTTTCAGCCTCTTCGGCTTCATCATCGGCATCTGGGCGTCGAATTTCGAACAGCTGAACCTCATTCCCATGCTGGTCGTTCCGCCGCTGACCTTTCTCGGCGGCAGCTTC
This genomic interval from Agrobacterium tumefaciens contains the following:
- the nth gene encoding endonuclease III, with the translated sequence MTIAKTRSSTQTLKKSNPSPRRKPARVKTAYSKDELTEIFRRFSIQRPEPKGELEHTNPFTLLVAVALSAQATDVGVNRATRALFQVADTPEKMLALGEEQLIGYIKTIGLYRNKAKNVIALSQMLIDNFGGDVPKTRDELVTLPGVGRKTANVVMSMAFGIPTLAVDTHVFRIANRLCLAPGKTPDEVEDRLIRIIPEQYLFHAHHWLILHGRYCCKARKPECERCVIADICKSPEKTFDIPAPLVELPAQLFGAASGE
- a CDS encoding sulfite exporter TauE/SafE family protein, yielding MPPVSEIIVFAAALAAAGVVAGLLAGLFGIGGGAVLVPVFYHVFGLLDVPEAVRMHLSLGTSLAIIVPTSIRSFLTHRQKGAVDIDLLKGWIIAVPLGTILASVVAAYASSVALRLIFAFIALLLAFRMIFNRASWHLGSDLPRNPGRFLVGTGIGLFSGLMGVGGGVMNNTFMTLYGRSIHQAVATSSGVGVLISLPGLAGYIWAGWGDAGLPPFSTGFINWIAVFLLIPITLLVAPYGARLAHALSKKQLERAFGLFLVVVAAQFFYSVFG
- a CDS encoding DUF2244 domain-containing protein; this encodes MDYLYPARREERNVDTLNDQPIFAAELVPHRSLGRRGFRLLLLFSGLACLVYGGFFFATGAWPIGLFFGFDFLLLYVAFRANYRAAKAREEVSVSRTSLSIRKFSPAGRMVEHRFNPFWARFRVRRHDEIGIVSMHVTGEGRATDIGSFLNPDDRESFAKAFGSALATVRRRM
- a CDS encoding ABC transporter ATP-binding protein encodes the protein MNAIVSIRNLTKSYANGFQALKGVSLDIREGEILALLGPNGAGKTTLISIVCGLVNPGEGSVMVGGHDVVKDFRQTRALIGLVPQELTTDQFETVWNTVSFSRGLHGQKKNPELIERILKSLSLWNKKDNMLRELSGGMKRRVLIAKALAHEPKVLFLDEPTAGVDVALRRDMWNVVSELRAKGVTIILTTHYIEEAEEIADRVGVINGGELLLVEEKAALMKKLGRKQLFLELSQPIDALPESLAPFGLMLSEDGTTITYEIEDNGEQGRIADVLGALFAANIHFKDFSTRQSSLEDIFVSLVGGQK
- a CDS encoding ABC transporter permease is translated as MNFEAVKSIYLFEMARTRRTLLQSVVSPVISTSLYFIVFGTAIGSRIQEVGGVSYGAFITPGLIMLTLLTQCIGNGSFGIYFPKFTGTIYEILSAPVAMTEILAGYVGAAATKGLMIGTIILITASFFVDISIAHPFMMILFFVLTAVSFSLFGFIIGIWASNFEQLNLIPMLVVPPLTFLGGSFYSIDMLPPFWQTVSHFNPVLYLISGFRWSFYEIADVNPVISLAMITLFLAVCLGIVGWMFKTGYRLRN